Proteins co-encoded in one Mycobacterium mantenii genomic window:
- a CDS encoding aconitate hydratase → MAMNVAHKLISSHLESGDMSPGEEIAIRIDQTLTQDATGTLVMQELEALGLDSARTEVSVQYVDHNLLQGDEKNAEDHEYLRTAAQRFGLWFSKAGNGVSHPTHMQRFGIPGKTMVGSDSHTPAAGSLGMLAIGVGGLEVALAITGRPLHIRMPEVWGVRLEGELPPWCSAKDVILEMLRRHDVKGGVNRIIEYHGPGVGTLTAMDRHVIANMGAELGATTTVFPSDEAVREFLRAEEREDDWMELVADEDAAYDVEDTIDLSQIEPLIAKPSSPGNVVPVREVAGEEIAQAVIGSSANPGLRDFAIVAAMVAGRQTAPQVSFDINPTSREILADLTKMGATLDLVVAGARIHQAGCMGCIGMGQAPAVGRNSLRTMPRNFPGRSGTKEDAVWLCSPETAAASALTGVITDPRDWARQERMDYPKLDLPERNSVNTAMLVPPLDAEEAQRIEPVKGPNISSLPELSPLPDELEAPVLLKVGDNISTDEISPAGVQALPLRSNIPKLAMFSFTRVDDSYPERAQQAGAGGHIIVAGDNYGQGSSREHAAIAPRYLGLRVVIAKSFARIHWQNLANYGILALEFENPDDYDSIDQDDTLRIQHLNAIDDEDVLHVDNVGKESSFAARHRLSPRQVKDVLAGGLIPRLNQEQEEATDTPSG, encoded by the coding sequence ATGGCCATGAACGTCGCTCACAAGCTGATCAGCTCGCATCTGGAGTCAGGGGACATGTCCCCGGGAGAAGAGATCGCGATCCGCATCGATCAGACGCTGACCCAGGATGCGACCGGCACGCTGGTGATGCAGGAACTCGAGGCGCTCGGGCTCGATAGCGCCCGCACCGAGGTGAGCGTGCAGTACGTCGACCACAACCTGTTGCAGGGCGACGAGAAGAACGCCGAGGACCACGAGTACCTGCGCACCGCGGCGCAACGCTTCGGGCTGTGGTTCTCCAAAGCGGGCAACGGTGTCTCGCACCCAACTCACATGCAGCGCTTCGGCATCCCCGGCAAGACGATGGTGGGCTCCGACTCCCACACTCCGGCGGCGGGATCGCTGGGCATGCTGGCGATCGGTGTCGGCGGTCTCGAGGTGGCCCTCGCGATAACGGGGCGGCCACTGCACATTCGCATGCCCGAGGTATGGGGCGTGCGGCTCGAGGGTGAGCTGCCCCCTTGGTGTTCGGCCAAAGACGTGATCCTGGAGATGTTGCGGCGCCACGACGTCAAGGGCGGGGTGAACCGGATCATCGAGTATCACGGTCCCGGCGTGGGGACACTGACGGCAATGGACCGCCACGTCATCGCCAACATGGGAGCCGAACTCGGCGCCACCACGACGGTGTTTCCCAGCGACGAAGCCGTGCGCGAATTCCTCCGCGCCGAAGAGCGCGAGGACGACTGGATGGAGTTGGTGGCCGACGAAGACGCCGCGTATGACGTCGAGGACACCATCGACCTGTCGCAGATCGAGCCGCTGATCGCCAAACCGTCGTCACCGGGCAACGTGGTACCGGTTCGCGAGGTGGCCGGCGAGGAGATCGCCCAGGCGGTGATCGGTTCCAGCGCCAACCCCGGGCTGCGGGATTTCGCGATCGTGGCCGCGATGGTGGCGGGACGCCAGACGGCCCCGCAGGTCAGCTTCGACATCAACCCGACATCGCGCGAGATCCTGGCCGACCTGACCAAGATGGGCGCGACGCTGGATCTGGTGGTGGCCGGCGCGCGTATCCACCAGGCGGGCTGCATGGGGTGCATTGGCATGGGCCAGGCTCCCGCGGTCGGTCGCAACTCGCTGCGCACGATGCCGCGCAACTTCCCCGGCCGGTCCGGCACTAAGGAGGATGCGGTCTGGCTGTGCTCGCCCGAAACCGCTGCGGCATCGGCGCTGACGGGAGTGATCACCGATCCGCGGGACTGGGCTAGACAGGAGCGGATGGACTATCCGAAACTCGATCTGCCCGAGCGCAACTCCGTCAACACGGCGATGCTCGTCCCTCCGCTGGACGCGGAGGAGGCACAACGCATCGAACCCGTGAAGGGACCCAACATCTCCAGCCTGCCCGAGTTATCGCCGCTGCCAGACGAACTCGAGGCGCCGGTGCTTCTCAAGGTCGGCGACAACATCTCCACCGACGAAATCTCACCGGCCGGCGTGCAGGCTCTTCCGCTTCGGTCCAACATCCCCAAGCTCGCGATGTTCAGCTTCACCCGGGTCGACGACTCCTACCCCGAGCGGGCTCAACAGGCCGGCGCCGGCGGGCACATCATTGTTGCCGGGGACAACTACGGCCAAGGCTCCTCGCGTGAGCACGCCGCGATCGCGCCGCGCTACCTCGGGTTGCGCGTCGTCATCGCGAAGTCATTCGCACGCATCCACTGGCAAAACCTGGCCAACTACGGGATTTTGGCGCTCGAGTTCGAGAATCCCGACGACTACGACTCGATCGACCAGGACGACACCCTCCGCATCCAGCATCTGAACGCGATCGACGATGAGGATGTCTTACACGTCGACAATGTCGGCAAGGAATCGTCATTCGCGGCGCGGCATCGACTCTCGCCACGACAGGTCAAGGATGTGTTGGCCGGCGGCTTGATTCCACGACTCAACCAAGAGCAGGAGGAAGCTACAGATACGCCGTCTGGTTGA
- a CDS encoding bifunctional RNase H/acid phosphatase, with protein sequence MKVVIEADGGSRGNPGPAGYGAVVWTEDRATVLAEAKQAIGRATNNVAEYRGLIAGLDDALNLGATEATVYLDSKLLVEQMSGRWKVKHPDLIELHAQARSRAARFARISYTWIPRDRNTHADRLANEAMDAAAEATGATEESAPVTRFEPAGKPEPPEPATAPSPSAPGWTGARGAPTRLLLLRHGQTELSVQRRYSGRGNPALTEMGRRQADAAARYLAQRGGISAVFASPLQRAYDTAAAAAKALGLDVTVDDDLIETDFGSWEGLTFAEAAERDPDLHGRWLRDTSTDPPGGESFDAVADRVSRVRDRIVAAHQGTTVLLVSHVTPIKMLLREALDAGPGILYRLHLDLASLSIAEFYSDGASSVRLVNQTAYL encoded by the coding sequence GTGAAGGTCGTCATCGAAGCCGACGGCGGATCACGCGGCAACCCCGGGCCGGCCGGGTACGGCGCCGTGGTGTGGACCGAGGACCGCGCGACCGTGCTGGCCGAGGCCAAGCAAGCCATCGGCCGGGCCACCAACAACGTGGCCGAATACCGGGGTCTGATAGCCGGTTTGGACGACGCGCTGAACCTGGGTGCCACCGAGGCCACTGTGTACCTGGATTCCAAGCTGTTGGTGGAACAGATGTCGGGTCGGTGGAAGGTCAAGCACCCCGACCTGATTGAACTGCACGCCCAGGCGAGAAGCCGTGCGGCGCGATTCGCGAGGATCAGCTACACGTGGATTCCCCGGGACCGCAACACCCACGCCGATCGGTTGGCCAACGAGGCGATGGACGCCGCGGCCGAGGCCACCGGTGCGACGGAAGAGTCCGCGCCGGTGACACGATTCGAGCCGGCGGGAAAACCCGAACCACCCGAGCCCGCAACGGCGCCGTCCCCGTCGGCGCCCGGCTGGACCGGCGCGCGCGGCGCCCCGACGCGGCTGCTGTTGCTGCGGCACGGCCAGACGGAGTTGTCGGTGCAGCGACGGTATTCGGGCCGGGGCAACCCGGCGCTCACCGAGATGGGGCGCCGGCAGGCCGATGCCGCGGCGCGCTATCTGGCGCAGCGCGGCGGGATTTCGGCGGTCTTCGCCTCGCCGCTGCAACGCGCCTACGACACGGCGGCGGCGGCCGCTAAGGCGCTGGGCCTGGACGTGACCGTCGACGACGACTTGATCGAGACCGATTTCGGATCCTGGGAGGGGCTGACCTTCGCCGAGGCCGCCGAGCGCGACCCCGACCTGCATGGTCGCTGGCTGCGCGACACCAGTACCGACCCGCCCGGCGGTGAGAGCTTCGACGCGGTGGCCGACCGGGTGTCGAGGGTTCGCGACCGGATCGTCGCCGCACACCAAGGCACGACGGTGCTGTTGGTGTCCCACGTGACACCCATCAAGATGCTGCTGCGCGAGGCGCTGGACGCCGGGCCCGGCATCTTGTATCGGCTGCACCTCGACCTGGCGTCGTTGAGCATCGCCGAGTTCTATTCCGACGGAGCGTCTTCGGTGCGGCTGGTCAACCAGACGGCGTATCTGTAG
- a CDS encoding zinc ribbon domain-containing protein codes for MKAEVAQQRSLLELSKLDAELSRLTHRAAHLPEQEACERLQAEFEAAGDRLAAVRIALEDIDAHVSRHEAEIEAVRQREDRDRSLLQSGTIDAKQLSDLQHELETLQRRQTSLEDALLEVMERREELQSELDGEQQTLTSLEAEIAGARQALDAAIAEISEARELQSSRRESLSAALDPALSALYERQRAGGGPGAAQLLGRRCGACRLEIDRGELSRISAAADDEVVRCPECGAILLRVKGFDQ; via the coding sequence TTGAAAGCCGAAGTAGCACAGCAGCGTTCGCTACTCGAACTGTCGAAACTCGACGCCGAGCTGTCCCGCCTCACGCACCGCGCCGCACATCTGCCGGAACAAGAGGCCTGCGAGCGGTTGCAGGCGGAGTTCGAGGCGGCCGGCGACCGGCTGGCCGCGGTGCGCATCGCCCTGGAAGACATCGACGCCCATGTGTCGCGGCACGAGGCGGAGATCGAGGCGGTGCGTCAGCGCGAAGACCGTGACCGCTCGCTGCTGCAGTCGGGCACCATCGACGCCAAGCAACTGTCGGACCTTCAGCACGAGCTGGAGACCCTGCAGCGCCGTCAGACCAGCCTGGAGGACGCGCTGCTGGAGGTGATGGAACGTCGCGAGGAGCTGCAATCTGAGCTGGACGGTGAGCAGCAGACGCTCACGTCACTGGAGGCCGAGATAGCCGGCGCGCGGCAAGCTCTCGACGCCGCGATCGCCGAAATCAGTGAGGCCCGCGAGCTGCAGTCCTCGCGACGTGAATCGCTGAGCGCCGCACTGGATCCGGCCCTGTCCGCCCTGTACGAACGGCAGCGCGCCGGGGGCGGCCCGGGCGCCGCGCAGCTGCTGGGACGCCGGTGCGGGGCTTGCCGCCTCGAAATCGACCGCGGCGAGCTGTCCCGCATCTCGGCGGCGGCCGACGACGAGGTGGTGCGCTGCCCGGAGTGTGGCGCGATCCTGCTGCGTGTCAAGGGGTTTGATCAGTGA
- a CDS encoding Nif3-like dinuclear metal center hexameric protein, translating to MSVRLADVIAVLDEAYPPRLAESWDSVGLVCGDPGDEFESVTVAVDATPAVVDEVPRAGLLLAHHPLLLRGVDTVAASTPKGALVHRLIQTGRSLFTAHTNADSARPGVSDALAAALGLTVEAVLEPATNAPDIDKWVVYVPGENAEAVRAAVFAAGAGHIGDYSHCSWTVSGVGQFLPHEGASPAVGSVGNVERVAEDRFEVVAPARARAAVLAAMRAAHPYEEPAFDIFALVPPPSDAGLGRIATLARPEPLRDFVSRVSAALPRTSWGVRAAGDPDMPVSRVAVCGGAGDSLLAAAAGAAVQAYVTADLRHHPADEHRRASQVALIDVAHWASEFPWCQQAADLLRSHFGAELSVRVSSIRTDPWNVEHTGGDGS from the coding sequence GTGAGCGTGCGTCTGGCCGATGTCATCGCGGTGCTCGACGAGGCCTACCCGCCGCGGCTCGCCGAGTCCTGGGACTCGGTGGGCCTGGTGTGCGGTGACCCCGGCGACGAGTTCGAGTCGGTGACCGTCGCGGTCGACGCGACGCCGGCGGTCGTCGACGAGGTTCCCCGGGCGGGGCTGCTGCTGGCCCACCATCCGCTGCTGTTGCGCGGCGTGGACACGGTGGCGGCCAGCACCCCCAAGGGGGCGCTGGTGCACCGGTTGATCCAGACCGGGCGCTCGCTGTTCACCGCGCACACCAATGCCGACTCGGCCCGCCCGGGGGTCTCCGACGCGCTGGCCGCGGCCCTCGGGCTCACGGTCGAGGCCGTGCTCGAACCGGCAACGAACGCGCCCGACATCGACAAGTGGGTCGTCTACGTGCCCGGCGAGAACGCGGAAGCGGTGCGGGCGGCGGTGTTTGCCGCCGGAGCCGGCCATATCGGCGACTATTCGCACTGCAGCTGGACCGTCAGCGGCGTCGGGCAGTTTCTGCCGCACGAAGGCGCCTCGCCCGCGGTGGGCAGCGTGGGCAATGTCGAGCGGGTGGCCGAGGACCGGTTCGAGGTCGTCGCGCCCGCGCGGGCCCGCGCCGCGGTGCTCGCGGCCATGCGTGCCGCCCATCCCTACGAGGAGCCCGCCTTCGACATCTTTGCGCTGGTGCCCCCGCCCAGCGACGCCGGATTGGGCCGCATCGCGACGCTGGCGCGCCCGGAACCGTTGCGCGACTTTGTCTCCCGCGTGAGCGCCGCATTGCCGCGGACCTCTTGGGGAGTGCGCGCGGCGGGGGACCCCGACATGCCGGTGTCGCGGGTCGCCGTCTGCGGCGGCGCCGGGGACTCGTTGCTGGCCGCCGCGGCCGGGGCGGCGGTGCAGGCCTACGTCACGGCCGATCTGCGGCACCATCCGGCGGACGAGCATCGCCGTGCCTCCCAGGTGGCATTGATCGATGTGGCACATTGGGCAAGTGAATTCCCGTGGTGTCAACAGGCGGCCGACCTGCTGCGGTCGCATTTCGGTGCGGAGCTCTCGGTGCGGGTGAGCTCGATTCGCACCGACCCGTGGAACGTCGAGCACACCGGGGGTGACGGGTCTTGA
- the cobC gene encoding Rv2231c family pyridoxal phosphate-dependent protein CobC, translated as MASLNLSPPAARYHGDQAVAPGMLDFAVNVRHGQPPEWLLRRLAERLPDLARYPSPDDVHRAQDAAAERHGRSRDEVLPLAGAAEAFALLSNLRPRRAAIIAPAFTEPAVALSAAGVPVHHVVLGPPFGLAGVGVPDDADLVVVGNPTNPTSVLHTREQLLALRRPGRILVVDEAFADSIPGEPQSLAGDALPDVLVLRSLTKTWALAGLRVGYALGSPEVLTRLTAQRAHWPVGTLQLTAIADCCGRRAVAEAAAGAARLARLRAEMVAGLASVGAEVVDGRAPFVLFQTPDAVQLRKSLHDRGIAIRRCDTFVGLDERYLRAAVRREWPQLVQAIAEAVTPESIGGRR; from the coding sequence ATGGCGAGTCTGAACCTGAGCCCGCCTGCGGCGCGCTATCACGGTGATCAGGCCGTCGCGCCCGGGATGCTGGATTTCGCCGTCAACGTCCGGCACGGCCAACCACCCGAGTGGCTGCTGCGCCGGCTGGCTGAGCGGCTGCCCGACCTGGCGCGCTACCCGAGCCCCGACGACGTCCACCGGGCGCAGGACGCGGCCGCCGAGCGACACGGCCGGAGCCGCGACGAGGTGCTGCCGCTGGCCGGGGCGGCCGAGGCGTTCGCCCTGTTGAGCAACCTGCGCCCGCGGCGGGCGGCGATCATCGCCCCGGCGTTCACGGAACCGGCCGTCGCGCTGAGCGCGGCCGGGGTGCCGGTGCACCACGTCGTGCTGGGGCCGCCGTTCGGCCTGGCCGGTGTGGGCGTCCCCGACGACGCCGACCTGGTCGTGGTGGGTAATCCGACCAACCCCACCTCGGTGCTGCACACCCGCGAACAACTGCTGGCGTTGCGCCGGCCCGGACGGATCCTGGTGGTCGACGAGGCGTTCGCCGACTCGATTCCCGGTGAGCCGCAGTCGCTGGCCGGTGACGCGCTGCCCGACGTGCTGGTGCTGCGCAGCTTGACCAAGACCTGGGCGCTGGCCGGGTTGCGGGTGGGCTACGCGCTGGGTTCCCCGGAGGTGTTGACGCGGCTGACCGCTCAGCGGGCGCACTGGCCGGTGGGGACGCTGCAACTGACGGCCATCGCGGATTGCTGCGGCCGGCGGGCCGTCGCCGAGGCGGCGGCCGGGGCGGCCCGCCTGGCCCGGCTGCGTGCCGAGATGGTGGCCGGTCTGGCCTCGGTGGGCGCCGAGGTGGTCGACGGTCGGGCCCCGTTCGTGCTGTTCCAGACACCTGACGCCGTCCAGCTGCGAAAAAGTCTGCATGACAGGGGAATTGCCATTCGCCGCTGTGATACGTTCGTCGGCTTGGACGAGCGGTACCTGCGGGCGGCCGTGCGACGCGAGTGGCCGCAGCTGGTGCAGGCGATTGCGGAGGCGGTCACGCCGGAGAGCATCGGGGGGCGGCGGTGA
- a CDS encoding HAD-IA family hydrolase — MTGTTSADRQAPGAATSPAGVELVIFDLDGTLTDSAEGIVASFLHALDHIGAPVPPGDLVAQIVGPPMDDTFRAMELGDDAEKAIAAFRAEYGARGWAMNALFDGIEALLVDLRAAGVRLAVATSKLEPTARRILAHFGLDQHFEVIAGASPDGSRKTKVEVLAHALAQLEPLPERVLMVGDRSHDVHGAAAHGIDTVVVGWGYGKADFPDRAAGSADASGVTHAATIDELRRELGV, encoded by the coding sequence GTGACAGGCACAACGTCAGCGGATCGCCAGGCCCCCGGCGCCGCCACCTCCCCGGCCGGCGTGGAGCTGGTGATCTTCGATCTGGACGGCACACTGACCGACTCCGCGGAGGGCATCGTCGCCAGCTTCCTGCATGCGCTCGACCACATCGGCGCCCCGGTGCCACCCGGTGACCTCGTGGCGCAGATCGTCGGCCCGCCGATGGACGACACCTTCCGGGCCATGGAGCTCGGCGACGACGCCGAGAAGGCGATCGCGGCGTTTCGCGCCGAGTACGGCGCCCGGGGCTGGGCGATGAACGCGCTCTTCGACGGGATCGAGGCGCTGCTGGTGGATCTGCGCGCCGCCGGTGTCCGGCTGGCGGTGGCCACCTCCAAGCTGGAGCCGACGGCGCGGCGCATCCTCGCCCATTTCGGGCTTGACCAGCATTTCGAGGTCATCGCCGGCGCGAGTCCCGACGGGTCGCGCAAGACCAAGGTCGAGGTGCTGGCGCACGCGCTGGCGCAGCTGGAACCGCTACCCGAGCGGGTGCTGATGGTCGGTGACCGCAGCCACGACGTGCATGGCGCGGCCGCACACGGCATCGACACCGTGGTGGTCGGGTGGGGCTACGGCAAGGCCGACTTTCCCGACCGCGCCGCCGGAAGCGCGGACGCCTCCGGCGTGACGCACGCCGCCACCATCGACGAACTACGGAGGGAGCTGGGTGTCTGA
- a CDS encoding low molecular weight protein-tyrosine-phosphatase, whose translation MSDSEALHVTFVCTGNICRSVMAEKMFADQLRRRGLSGAVRVSSAGTGNWHVGECADERAAGVLRAHGYPTEHRATQVDADHLGADLVVALDRNHARMLRHLGADEDRVRMLRSFDPRTGAHTPDVDDPYYGDTADFERVYTVIEAALPGLHDWVDERLAQNGSL comes from the coding sequence GTGTCTGACTCCGAAGCGCTGCATGTCACGTTCGTGTGCACCGGAAACATCTGCCGTTCGGTGATGGCCGAAAAGATGTTCGCCGACCAACTGCGTCGGCGCGGTCTGTCGGGCGCGGTGCGGGTGAGCAGTGCCGGCACCGGTAACTGGCATGTCGGCGAGTGCGCCGACGAGCGGGCCGCCGGCGTGCTGCGCGCCCACGGCTACCCGACCGAGCACCGCGCCACCCAGGTCGACGCCGACCACCTGGGCGCCGACCTGGTGGTGGCCCTGGACCGCAACCACGCCCGGATGCTGCGGCACCTGGGCGCCGACGAGGACCGCGTCCGGATGCTGCGGTCCTTCGATCCGCGCACCGGCGCCCACACCCCCGACGTCGACGATCCCTACTACGGCGACACCGCGGACTTCGAACGCGTCTACACCGTCATCGAGGCCGCGCTGCCGGGCCTGCACGACTGGGTGGATGAGCGGCTCGCGCAGAACGGATCGCTTTGA
- a CDS encoding SURF1 family cytochrome oxidase biogenesis protein: MRRLPFLLRPGWIVLALVVIAFAYLCFTVLAPWQLGKHSRTSEENRQIESSLNTAPVPLKTLLPQQNSAAPGAQWRQVTATGHYLPDVQVLARLRVIDSKPAFEVLVPFVADGGPTILVDRGYVRPLEGSHVPPIPRPPAQTVTITARLRNSETPAPNKDPFVEDGVQQMYSIDTEQVAVLTKIPLAGSYLQLIDGQPGGLGVVGVPQLDAGPFLSYGIQWIAFGILAPIGLGYFAYSEIRARRQERQQRPSPDAETTPAPQPPQTVEAKLADRYGRRR, encoded by the coding sequence ATGCGCCGCCTGCCCTTTCTGCTGCGTCCGGGCTGGATAGTGCTGGCCCTGGTGGTCATCGCCTTCGCCTACCTGTGCTTCACGGTGCTCGCGCCCTGGCAGCTCGGGAAGCACAGCAGGACCTCCGAGGAGAACCGGCAGATCGAATCCTCGCTGAACACCGCGCCGGTCCCGCTGAAAACGCTGCTGCCGCAGCAGAACTCAGCGGCCCCCGGCGCGCAGTGGCGCCAAGTCACCGCCACCGGGCATTACCTGCCCGACGTGCAGGTGCTGGCCCGGTTGCGGGTCATCGATTCGAAGCCGGCGTTCGAGGTGCTGGTGCCGTTCGTCGCCGACGGCGGACCGACCATCCTGGTCGACCGCGGCTACGTGCGGCCCCTGGAGGGGTCCCATGTCCCGCCCATCCCCCGTCCCCCGGCCCAGACGGTGACCATCACGGCGCGGCTGCGCAACTCCGAGACCCCCGCGCCGAACAAGGACCCGTTCGTGGAAGACGGTGTGCAGCAAATGTATTCGATCGACACCGAACAGGTCGCGGTGCTGACCAAGATTCCGCTGGCCGGGTCGTATCTCCAATTGATCGACGGTCAGCCCGGTGGGCTCGGCGTGGTCGGCGTGCCCCAGCTGGACGCCGGCCCGTTCCTGTCCTACGGCATCCAGTGGATCGCGTTCGGCATCCTGGCCCCGATCGGTCTGGGCTACTTCGCCTACTCCGAGATCCGCGCCCGACGTCAGGAGAGGCAACAGCGGCCGTCGCCCGATGCCGAGACGACGCCCGCGCCGCAACCGCCGCAAACCGTGGAGGCCAAACTCGCCGACCGCTACGGCCGCCGACGGTAG
- a CDS encoding cobalamin biosynthesis protein yields the protein MVGTQTRIAGVVIGYLADRALGDPRRGHPVALFGRAAAALENVTYRDGRIAGAVHVGTLISAVGLLGLAVQRAAGRRGDPWAIAAGAAATWVALGGTSLARTGLEMSELLGRGDVEGARGLLPSLCGRDPASLDGAGLTRASLESIAENTSDAQVAPLLCGAAGGVPAVLVYRAINTLDSMVGYRSPRYLRFGWAAARLDDVANYVAARATASLAVLMAPLVGGSPADAARAWRRDAARHPSPNAGVVEAAFAGALGVRLGGPTQYHHELQIRPTLGDGREPTVADLRRAVALSSLVQAGAAVLAAVSICLAGYRRRP from the coding sequence GTGGTTGGGACGCAGACCCGGATCGCGGGCGTGGTGATCGGCTACCTGGCCGACCGCGCGCTGGGCGACCCACGACGGGGTCATCCGGTCGCGCTGTTCGGCCGAGCCGCCGCCGCGCTGGAAAACGTGACCTACCGCGACGGCCGGATCGCCGGCGCGGTCCACGTCGGCACGCTGATTTCGGCGGTGGGCCTGCTCGGCCTGGCGGTGCAGCGGGCCGCCGGGCGTCGCGGCGACCCGTGGGCGATCGCGGCCGGCGCCGCGGCCACCTGGGTCGCGCTGGGGGGAACCTCGCTCGCGCGCACCGGCCTGGAGATGTCGGAGCTGCTGGGACGCGGCGACGTCGAGGGCGCGCGCGGGCTGCTTCCGTCGCTGTGTGGGCGTGATCCGGCGTCGCTGGACGGGGCGGGCCTGACCCGCGCCTCGCTGGAATCGATCGCCGAGAACACCTCCGACGCTCAGGTGGCGCCGCTGCTGTGCGGGGCGGCCGGTGGCGTGCCCGCGGTTCTGGTGTACCGAGCCATCAACACCCTGGACTCGATGGTGGGCTACCGCTCGCCGCGTTATCTCCGATTTGGTTGGGCCGCAGCGAGATTGGATGACGTCGCCAACTATGTCGCCGCGCGCGCGACCGCGTCGCTGGCGGTGCTGATGGCCCCGCTGGTCGGCGGATCACCGGCGGATGCGGCGCGGGCCTGGCGCCGGGACGCCGCCCGTCATCCCAGCCCCAACGCCGGCGTCGTCGAGGCGGCCTTCGCGGGGGCGCTGGGCGTGCGCCTCGGCGGTCCCACGCAATACCACCACGAGCTGCAGATTCGCCCTACGCTCGGCGATGGCCGCGAGCCGACGGTGGCCGACCTGCGGCGCGCGGTGGCGCTGTCGTCGCTGGTGCAGGCGGGCGCCGCGGTGCTGGCCGCCGTGTCGATCTGCCTGGCGGGCTACCGTCGGCGGCCGTAG
- a CDS encoding oxygenase MpaB family protein, which produces MKRPATRVADLLNPAATLLPAANVIMQLSLPGVGYGVLESPVDSGNVYKHPFKRARTTGTYLAAATIGTDYDRALICAAVDVAHRQVRSMSSSPVSYNAFDPKLQLWVAACLYRYFVDQHEFLHGPLDDATADAVYRNASRLGTTLQVPERMWPPDRHAFDEYWKRSLDELRIDPPVREHLHGVASLAFLPWPLRVLAGPFNLFATTGFLAPEFRALMQLDWSPGQQRRFGWLLTALRLADRLIPHSAWIFGYRLYLWDMRSRARQGRRIV; this is translated from the coding sequence ATGAAGCGGCCCGCAACCCGGGTTGCCGACCTGCTGAACCCGGCGGCGACGTTGCTGCCCGCCGCGAACGTCATCATGCAGTTGTCGTTGCCCGGCGTCGGCTATGGCGTGCTGGAAAGCCCGGTGGACAGCGGCAACGTCTACAAGCATCCGTTCAAGCGTGCCCGCACCACCGGCACCTACCTGGCGGCCGCGACCATCGGGACCGATTACGACCGGGCGCTGATCTGCGCCGCCGTCGACGTGGCCCACCGGCAGGTGCGGTCGATGTCGTCGAGCCCGGTGTCCTACAACGCTTTTGACCCGAAGTTGCAGCTGTGGGTGGCGGCGTGCCTGTACCGGTACTTTGTCGACCAGCACGAGTTTTTGCACGGCCCGCTGGACGACGCGACGGCCGACGCCGTCTATCGCAACGCCAGCCGGCTGGGCACCACGCTGCAGGTGCCCGAGCGGATGTGGCCACCGGATCGGCATGCGTTCGACGAGTACTGGAAACGCTCCCTGGACGAGCTGCGGATCGATCCCCCGGTGCGCGAACACCTGCACGGCGTGGCGTCGTTGGCGTTTCTGCCGTGGCCGTTGCGCGTGCTGGCGGGGCCGTTCAACCTGTTCGCGACGACGGGGTTCCTGGCCCCCGAGTTTCGGGCATTGATGCAGCTGGACTGGTCGCCCGGCCAGCAGCGCCGCTTCGGCTGGTTGCTGACGGCACTGCGGCTGGCCGACCGGCTGATCCCGCACTCGGCATGGATCTTCGGCTACCGGCTCTACCTGTGGGACATGAGATCTCGCGCGCGCCAGGGCCGGCGGATCGTCTAG